A window of the Deferribacterota bacterium genome harbors these coding sequences:
- a CDS encoding DASS family sodium-coupled anion symporter, with product MNNQLMSFLWSEHFKIKRMFLFIPKLLTCSLTMKDILSSNLYFASQKNGGDTGFNNNNNDKGGGSGYYDNNEGEAEYSLRQKIGLVLGPLLFFLILIMPKPADMTYEAQKMAAIAILMATWWICESIPIPATSLLPLVLMPAFGIMGVKKAGVPYASDIIFLYMGGFIIALSMQRWNLHRRIALNTIRLIGYSPRRLMLGFMIATAGLSAFVSNTATTVMMLPIGLAIIFHVVEEGKKEGIDKKIDFRLGKFNFGTNLMLGIAYSASVGGIATLIGTPPNAILAGFLNETYGFQITFYKWLFVGVPLVLIMIPTIWLILMMINPIALKKIPGGREIIRDELNKIGRMNKGEKYTAIIFGLTALSWIFRKQICMFFPEPSMISDGSIAITGAILLFLIPIRLNENIFTMNWEWANKLPWGVLILFGGGLSMAVGIRDTELAKWIASQVGLLAGAPLWLLLLAVTTLVIFLTEMTSNTATTAMLMPILAAVAIGLGENPLLLLIPAAISASCAFMLPVATPPNAIVYGSGYITIPQMAKNGFWLNIIGIIFVIILTFILVVPVFDVIFGELPGWILIK from the coding sequence ATGAATAATCAGTTAATGTCTTTTTTATGGAGTGAACATTTTAAAATTAAAAGAATGTTTTTATTTATTCCAAAGCTCTTGACTTGTTCATTAACTATGAAGGATATTTTAAGCTCTAATCTGTATTTTGCTTCACAAAAAAACGGGGGTGATACGGGTTTTAATAATAATAACAATGATAAAGGTGGTGGCAGTGGTTATTATGATAATAATGAAGGTGAGGCAGAGTATAGCCTAAGACAAAAGATTGGCTTGGTTTTGGGCCCTCTATTGTTTTTTTTAATCCTTATTATGCCAAAACCTGCCGATATGACTTATGAGGCTCAAAAAATGGCTGCTATTGCAATATTAATGGCAACTTGGTGGATATGTGAATCTATTCCTATCCCAGCAACTAGCTTGTTGCCTTTGGTTTTGATGCCAGCATTTGGTATTATGGGTGTAAAGAAGGCAGGCGTGCCCTATGCTAGTGATATAATATTTCTATATATGGGGGGATTTATTATAGCCTTATCTATGCAGAGATGGAATCTACATAGGCGTATTGCCTTAAATACAATTAGACTAATTGGCTATTCACCAAGGAGACTTATGTTGGGTTTTATGATAGCAACAGCTGGTTTGTCAGCTTTTGTTTCAAATACAGCAACAACAGTTATGATGCTTCCAATAGGCCTTGCTATTATATTTCATGTAGTTGAAGAGGGGAAGAAAGAAGGCATTGATAAAAAGATTGATTTTAGACTAGGAAAATTTAATTTTGGGACTAATCTCATGTTGGGGATCGCTTATAGTGCATCTGTTGGTGGTATTGCTACACTTATTGGCACACCACCAAATGCTATACTTGCAGGGTTTTTAAATGAAACCTATGGATTTCAGATAACTTTTTATAAATGGCTTTTTGTTGGGGTACCTTTAGTTTTAATTATGATTCCAACAATATGGCTCATCTTGATGATGATAAATCCTATCGCTTTAAAAAAAATACCTGGTGGTAGAGAGATTATAAGAGATGAGTTAAATAAAATAGGTAGAATGAATAAGGGAGAAAAATATACTGCTATAATTTTTGGGTTAACTGCACTTTCTTGGATATTTAGAAAGCAGATTTGTATGTTTTTTCCTGAGCCCTCTATGATAAGCGATGGTTCGATTGCAATAACAGGTGCAATACTGTTGTTTTTAATCCCCATTAGATTAAATGAAAATATATTTACTATGAATTGGGAGTGGGCTAATAAATTACCATGGGGTGTACTGATATTGTTTGGTGGAGGGCTATCAATGGCGGTTGGTATAAGGGATACTGAGCTTGCTAAATGGATTGCTTCACAGGTAGGACTTTTAGCAGGAGCTCCTTTATGGTTGTTATTATTAGCAGTAACAACACTTGTAATTTTTCTTACGGAGATGACCTCTAACACTGCAACTACTGCTATGTTAATGCCAATATTGGCAGCTGTTGCAATAGGACTTGGGGAAAATCCTTTGCTCTTGCTCATTCCTGCTGCAATATCAGCATCATGTGCTTTTATGCTTCCCGTAGCTACCCCTCCTAATGCCATTGTATATGGTTCTGGATATATTACGATACCA
- a CDS encoding ABC transporter ATP-binding protein, which translates to MFSKLSLKISKKNNLTFILLIIFTIIISLIEFIGISAIIPFINIITNDSIIYTNKYLYYIYNKFGFSSKESFIIVFGILLVLYFLLRGILNVLHQYLTAKYAYRQYYRMAEKLFIRYINLKYQDFRSLTTSTINRSIVNEAINSSQYDISLLTIVSEIFIVLLLYSLLIYFNFKVTIFITIFFGLLIAFLFRYISRKTKEASRIRSRNIKNIYNVISNTVFNFKIIKTISVEQSLHTKFINHINAIANVYTLTRTLNNIPRLFLETLGFSVIIIFFLYILYFNKGNLSYAITFVSVYVIALYRMLPSFTRILSNYNTLQFNSRSKEIIKAELNRPVELLGNNDITFNHSIDIINISFSYSKNKPILKNVNMHIKKGDKVGIIGESGIGKSTLLDILMGFLKPTKGNILIDNVELSEENLISWRKKVGYIPQHIYLLNDTIKNNILFGRKLDNDKLDLVIKQARISHLMKHGDSIVGEGGLKLSGGERQRIAIARALYGNPEVIIMDEATSALDFDIENKILEDLFRECFDKTIFIVTHRINTIQKCNKIYRIIDTKVILL; encoded by the coding sequence ATGTTTTCTAAATTATCATTAAAAATAAGCAAAAAAAATAATCTCACATTTATATTACTAATAATCTTTACAATTATTATATCATTAATTGAGTTTATTGGAATCTCAGCTATTATACCCTTTATCAATATCATTACAAATGATTCAATAATTTATACAAATAAATATCTATATTATATCTATAATAAATTTGGTTTTAGTTCCAAAGAATCATTTATAATTGTATTTGGCATATTACTTGTACTATATTTTTTATTAAGGGGGATATTAAACGTTCTTCATCAATATTTAACAGCAAAATACGCTTACAGACAGTATTACAGAATGGCAGAGAAACTCTTTATCCGTTATATTAATCTAAAATACCAAGATTTTCGTTCATTAACAACTTCTACAATTAATAGATCAATAGTAAATGAGGCTATTAATAGCTCACAATATGATATCTCATTACTTACTATTGTTTCCGAAATTTTTATAGTACTTTTATTATATTCTTTATTAATATATTTTAATTTTAAGGTAACTATATTTATTACAATATTTTTTGGTCTGTTGATTGCTTTTTTATTTAGGTATATCTCAAGAAAAACTAAAGAAGCAAGTAGAATACGATCAAGGAATATAAAAAATATTTACAATGTTATATCTAATACTGTATTTAACTTTAAAATTATAAAGACTATTTCGGTTGAGCAATCTCTACATACAAAGTTTATAAACCACATTAATGCAATAGCTAATGTCTATACCCTTACCAGAACACTTAATAATATACCTAGATTGTTTTTAGAAACATTAGGTTTTAGTGTGATAATTATATTTTTTTTATATATTCTTTATTTCAATAAGGGAAATCTAAGCTATGCAATTACATTTGTTTCAGTCTATGTTATTGCTCTATATAGAATGTTACCCTCATTTACGAGAATTCTCTCAAACTACAATACCTTACAATTCAACAGCAGATCAAAAGAGATAATTAAAGCTGAATTAAATAGACCAGTAGAGCTACTTGGTAATAACGATATCACTTTTAATCATAGTATAGACATTATAAATATTAGCTTTTCTTATTCAAAGAATAAGCCTATTTTAAAAAATGTTAATATGCATATTAAAAAGGGCGATAAGGTTGGCATTATTGGTGAGAGTGGCATTGGGAAAAGTACATTATTAGATATATTAATGGGGTTTTTAAAGCCTACCAAAGGAAATATTTTAATTGATAATGTAGAGCTCAGTGAAGAAAATCTTATATCTTGGAGAAAAAAAGTAGGCTATATACCACAACATATATATCTACTAAATGATACAATAAAAAATAATATACTATTTGGCAGAAAACTAGATAACGATAAACTAGATTTAGTTATAAAACAAGCAAGGATATCACACCTAATGAAACATGGAGACTCTATTGTAGGTGAAGGCGGTTTAAAACTAAGTGGCGGGGAACGACAAAGAATAGCTATCGCAAGAGCATTATATGGTAACCCAGAAGTTATAATAATGGATGAAGCAACAAGTGCTTTAGACTTTGATATTGAAAATAAAATATTGGAAGATTTATTTAGGGAGTGTTTCGATAAAACAATATTTATTGTCACCCATAGGATAAATACTATTCAAAAATGTAATAAAATCTATAGAATTATAGATACTAAAGTTATATTATTATAA
- a CDS encoding acyl-CoA thioesterase, producing the protein MEIYKRPSGLSREKILPLNSNNKLREQYKIIEGNILGNFRFGLLLEELDILAGETANLYVAQFYNNARIVTAAIDQILLRDVFRIDEDIILKSRVNYVGTTSMEIGIRIEQIINNKNIHIATCYFTMVARLGNIDNDYGAKLPPLEYVEDLDKVRAQNAIKRKKRYLKEQKNTATSLDPKEFENLFSLYYKSKKEDGNIFIGDTIIESWERTYPEHKNPNQTIFGGYLARKAYELSSICSDTASTNRSLIGAVNRINFFYPVLIGDKLKYTSKIVDTTGPYISIESNIYKIPRGEKNISALTNSCFFTFINVDDKLKPIDAIKVYPYTLEDCIKTTIAKRNLKLIMEESSPLLIKDLC; encoded by the coding sequence ATGGAGATATATAAAAGACCTTCAGGACTTTCAAGAGAAAAGATATTACCCCTTAACTCTAACAATAAATTAAGGGAGCAATATAAAATAATAGAAGGCAATATTTTGGGTAATTTTCGTTTTGGTCTTCTTTTGGAAGAGCTTGATATTTTAGCTGGTGAAACAGCAAATCTCTATGTTGCTCAATTCTACAACAATGCAAGGATTGTAACTGCAGCAATAGATCAAATACTTTTAAGAGATGTATTTAGAATAGATGAAGATATAATACTAAAATCAAGGGTAAATTACGTGGGCACCACTTCTATGGAAATAGGTATAAGGATTGAACAAATAATTAATAACAAGAATATACATATAGCAACATGTTATTTTACAATGGTTGCAAGACTTGGGAATATAGATAACGACTATGGCGCTAAACTACCCCCTCTTGAGTATGTAGAAGATTTAGATAAAGTTAGAGCACAAAATGCAATCAAAAGAAAAAAGAGATATTTAAAGGAACAAAAAAATACCGCAACATCATTAGACCCAAAAGAATTTGAGAATTTATTTTCTCTTTATTATAAAAGCAAAAAAGAAGATGGTAATATATTCATTGGAGACACTATAATTGAAAGCTGGGAGAGAACCTATCCAGAGCACAAAAATCCAAACCAAACTATATTTGGAGGTTATTTAGCAAGGAAAGCTTATGAGCTTTCATCTATCTGTTCAGATACTGCATCAACCAATAGATCTTTAATTGGGGCTGTTAACAGAATTAATTTTTTCTATCCTGTTTTAATTGGCGATAAATTAAAATATACAAGTAAGATTGTGGATACTACCGGCCCTTACATATCTATTGAATCAAATATCTATAAAATACCGAGGGGTGAAAAAAATATATCAGCCTTAACAAACTCATGTTTCTTTACCTTTATAAATGTTGATGATAAACTAAAACCTATTGATGCCATCAAGGTTTATCCCTATACTCTTGAAGATTGTATAAAAACAACAATTGCTAAGCGCAATCTAAAATTGATTATGGAAGAATCCTCTCCATTACTTATAAAAGATCTTTGCTAA